One genomic window of Gossypium hirsutum isolate 1008001.06 chromosome D11, Gossypium_hirsutum_v2.1, whole genome shotgun sequence includes the following:
- the LOC107927280 gene encoding wall-associated receptor kinase-like 20: protein MVHVIVVLFILVTQVSAYRPCPKCGKIKVPYPLSTDENCGDPRYRIYCNNGALEFMSAPGFYYKILSISPKANKLIIKPPLIQENTCYSSDLDQGGLMLDENLPFNISTRNTVMLFNCSDNILLSPLNCSSSSFCREFEEVGEGCGCKGTLCCHFLKDSSMTSHRIRARLGGCTAYTCVVDKQPGEPLESWNFGIELQWLPPF, encoded by the coding sequence ATGGTGCATGTCATagttgttttgtttattttagtaaCCCAAGTGTCAGCTTACCGTCCTTGTCCCAAATGTGGGAAGATAAAAGTTCCATATCCACTTAGCACTGATGAAAACTGTGGAGATCCCAGGTATAGAATCTACTGCAACAATGGTGCCTTGGAGTTCATGTCAGCTCCAGGGTTTTACTATAAGATTCTCAGCATTAGCCCTAAGGCTAATAAGCTTATTATAAAGCCACCTTTGATCCAGGAAAACACTTGTTACTCATCTGATCTCGATCAAGGAGGGTTGATGCTGGATGAGAACTTGCCTTTCAACATATCCACTCGTAACACTGTCATGTTATTCAACTGCTCCGATAACATTCTATTATCCCCATTGAATTGTTCTTCCAGCAGTTTCTGTAGGGAGTTTGAGGAAGTGGGGGAAGGGTGTGGGTGCAAAGGAACACTTTGCTGCCATTTCTTGAAAGATTCATCGATGACATCGCATAGGATCAGGGCCAGGCTGGGAGGCTGCACTGCTTATACTTGTGTGGTTGATAAACAGCCTGGTGAACCCCTTGAATCTTGGAACTTTGGCATTGAGCTGCAATGGTTGCCTCCTTTCTGA